The genomic segment TTCAGACAAGAATGAAAGTTCTAGAAGAAGGAAATCAAGAAGATATAATAATGATCTGTCTTCAAGTTCTAAGAATGACATGAATTCTATCCGCCGTTCACAAGTACTGACTAACCCTGGTTTTGTCCTTAATTAATACTTTATCTCGGTCACATCTCTTTTTccccattttttttatttttatggtaGGTCCCCCAGGTTATAGACACATTGTGGCATCTTAATGCAAGGGATATGCTTCCAGCAGTTTGGTTCATCTTTAGCAGAAAAGGATGTGATGTTGCTGTTCAGTATCTTGAAGAGTGCATGCTATTGAATGAATGTGAGATGACTGAAGTAGAATTGGCTTTGAAGAGGTTCCGTCTTCAATATCCTGATGCTATGAGAGAATCAGCTGTGAAAGGTCTTCTGAGAGGTGTTGCAGCACATCATGCTGGTTGTCTTCCACTCTGGAAATCATTCATTGAAGAGTTGTTTCAAAGGGGACTTGTGAAGGTTGTTTTTGCCACGGAAACTCTTGCTGCTGGAATTAACATGCCTGCTAGGACAGCAGTTATTTCATCTCTGAGCAAAAGGACTGAAAGTGGACGCACTCTTTTAAGTTCGAATGAAATGCTGCAAATGGCAGGACGTGCTGGCCGTAGAGGCATTGATGAAAGGGGTCATGCTGTTCTCGTCCAGACTTCATATGAAGGGGCTGAAGAATGTTGCAAAGTTCTCTTCTCTGGACTTGAACCTCTTGTGTCGCAGTTTACAGCATCATATGGGATGGTGCTCAATCTTCTTGCGGTATCTTTTTAATCTTTGTGTACTTTGACCAAGTTATTTTGGTGATATGGAGTTCATGTATCAATGTTCTGCAGGGTGCTAAAGTTACTCGGAGATCGCCTGAACCTGGTGATGGGGATGTCTCACAATCTGCGCGGACATTGGAAGAAGCAAGGAAGTTAGTTGAGCAAAGTTTTGGAAATTATGTTGGAAGCAATGTCATGCTAACTGCAAAGGAGGAGCTCTCCAGAATACAAAATGAGATACAAATGCTGACTTCAGAAATTACAGATGAATCCATTGATAAGAAAAGCAGAAAACTACTGTCACCATCGGCTTATAAGGAGATCACCGATCTTCAGGAAGAATTACGGGTATTTCTGTTTCTTAcagttcttgaatactttttttGTCACTCCTGACCGTTGAAGACTATCATCTTGACTTTTCGTTATTCTGGATGCACTAATCACAATTATTTCCTTCTTAGGAAGAAAAACGTCTCAGAACCGAATTACGGAAAAGGATGGAACTTGAGAGAATTTTTTCATTGAAACCTTTACTTGAGGACCTTGGAATTGAACATTTACCTTTTATGTGCCTGCAACATACTGATTCTGATGGTCTTCAACATCTAATCCCCGCTGTGTACTTGGGGAAGGTTGATTCTTTAAACACTTCAAAAGTAAATAATGTGGTAAGCTTGACTTTATGAACCCTTCTTCCTCCCTTGCAGTTGACTTTGGAAATCTTAGTCGCATCTTCGGTAAATCACTTAGTGCCATCCATCTGTGTTCTCGCATAGCCCATGAGTCTTTCCTTATGATTCAATAATTGCCTCTACTATCTAATCGTGACATTTGATATCCTGTATGGtttgaaatatcaaatattGGAGTTACATTGTTACGACTagttatagtttttggtaaaacgacaaaCAATTGGTTCTACAATTGGTAAAGTCAATGTCATGAGTTCGATTCTTATTGATCGTAAGGAATACAATTATTGGGACAGAGATTGTTAATCTGCAATAATTGTCTATTCCAGAGAGCAATCGAAACGTGACTTTTGGACTGATGTacaatttgaaatattgaaGCGGCACTATTACCACTCGCTATATTTGTTGATAAAGCGGCGGACGCTCGATCCTACGCCTTTACAAGTGATTATTGAAACATCTTTCTGAAGCACATTTGGTTTGTATCTGCTAGATTTTGCATTCTACTAATCATTCCTCTTTCATCTTACCACTTAGTCTCTGCTTGGTGTTGGCTTCTGTTGCCTTGAAGATGGTTGAAGGCTGATACAAGTCTCTCACcatatcaaaatatttgcaaACATGTCATTCAGCACTGAATTGTCATGTTCTCTTCGGTGGCATGAAGTCCATAGATCTGATTTTGACTTAAATGATTAAAGTAAAAGAATTCATCTATTTCCAGCACATTCTAGTTCTATGTGTTACCGACCTTTTACATTCTTTATTAGATCTCTGTTATAATTTGTTGTCTACCCTCCTTGCAGGTTCATGAGCATGATTCTTTTGCGTTAAATAAAGATTTTTGTTTAGACGAAACCAAATCTGATCATCAGATTGAACCCTCTTACCATGTGGCTCTCAGTTCAGATAATTCTTGGTACCTTTTCACAGAGAAGTGGATCAAAGCAGTCTATCGAAGTGGATTTCCTAATGTTGCCCTGGCTAAAGGCGACGCTTTGGCACGTGAAATAATGACGCTTCTGCTTGATAAGGAAGAGACGCAGTGGCAAAAGGTTGCAGAATCTGAGTTTGGTGGTCTTTGGAGCATGGAAGGTTCTCTTGAGACGTGGTCCTGGAGTTTGAATGTACCAGTACTGAGTAGTCTTTCTGAAGATGATCAGGTAATCCAGTATCTTAAATAAGTCACCTAACGAAGCATATTTTTGGGCCTCAAATGTGGCAGCATGCTATGCAATGAAACAACCTTTTCCGTCTGAACTATATGTTGAAATAGTTTGTGTCTGTGAAATTAACCGGTTTTGGGTACTAAAATTATTTGTTGTGCATAGGTTTCTGCTACAGTTTCAGTTAAACATGTATAAAGCTAAATGTTTcatcttttcttttgtttaaaGGTTGTTGTGTTTTCTGAAACATACCAAAACACTGTAGAACTCTATAAGGACCAAAGGAACAGAGTTTCGCGGCTGAAGAAAAAGATAGCACGTACGGAAGGCTTTAGAGACTACAAGAAGATTATAGATATAGCGAAGTTTACCCAAGAGAAGATAGGACGCTTGAAGGCTAGGTCACGACGGTTGATTAGTCGCATAGAACAAATTGAGCCATCTGGTTGGAAAGAGTTTTTGCAGGTGATCAACGATACACTAAAAACTGACAGaatttttatcaatttttttcccTGAAAAACGGGTGCTATTCCCTTTTCTGATGCCTTCCAGATAAGCAATATCATACATGAAATTCGGGCATTGGATGTCAACACCCATGTTATTTTTCCTCTTGGTGAAACTGCGGCCGCAATTCGTGGAGAAAACGAACTCTGGTTAGCAATGGTTCTGAGGAATAAAATTCTTCTTGACCTGAAACCTGCACAGCTTGCTGCTGTCTGCGGAAGTCTAGTATCAGAAGGGATAAAAGTTCGACCATGGAAAAATAACAGGTGTCTGTAGtttctcttttctttcttcTGTAAGTGGAGCAGTGTTGCATgttattttgattatttgatcAATGGTAAAGTGAGGTTTTATCCTACCTGCCCATTTCATTTTAACTACTTGGCACTTGCTATTTTTCTATTTCACATCTGAGAATGACACTTGATCATTTGTCGTTTCGATTCTTCAGCTACATATATGAAGCTTCGACTGTTGTCATGaatgtaataactcttctggaTGAACAAAAGAGCTCACTACTACAACTCCAGGAAAAGCATGGGCTGAAGGTAATTTCACGGTATTTACTGGAATATGTGTTTTGATTCGTAGTTATATTGAACTTTACACGGCAACGTTTTACAGATCCTATGCTGCTTGGATAGCCAATTTTCAGGCATGGTTGAAGCTTGGGCTTCTGGCCTAACTTGGAAAGAAATTATGTTGGACTGTGCCATGGATGAAGGAGATTTAGCTCGGCTTTTAAGGAGAACAATTGATCTGTTAGCTCAGGTACACGTTCTCACTATTATTTTACCACCATTGAGAATTCACTTCTCTGCATCTTTTTGGCTTACCTTTCTTGTTTCATTTATATTTCCCTTCACTTGTTTTAACGCAATTTCAAAATCCAAGTCCTGATAAACGAACTGATTCTCTAATCTTTTCTGGAATCTTGTGGGTATTATACTGAATGCAGGTACCCAAGTTACCAGATATCGACCCTCTGCTGCAAAGCAATGCAGTGAAAGCAGCAAGCGTGATGGATCGGCCTCCAATAAGTGAATTGGTCGGATAAACTCCAGGTAAATGGTATGACTTCGAGTCCCAAGGTAAGTTACAGGCATACAACTATATATGTCTAAATTTGAGCCACTGGCATAAAGAGagatcaaatttcttatgaaaCTAAATAAATAGGAATTCTATTATACTCCCATTTTTATCATGTGGGTAAGAGTTCATTTTCTGTTATCTAAAATAATGGGGAAGGGAAACATGTGGGCTGGAAAAATCCCAAgcataaagaaaaaaaatggtaAAGACCATCAAAGTTGCTCAAATCATGTCCCCCTTATTTCCTTTTCCAATTTTATGTTACGCAGATCAAATTGCCCATGATCATTCATGCTATCAAATATGGAGCCTCCGCTCCAATCGGTTTGACCAGTTTAATATCGGTCCGATCCTTTTGACTAGTTCAATATTGATTTTTTATCGGTTTTGATCGATTTGACAGGTAAAACACTTTTTGGACGATGTCCAGATTGGACCTATGACTGTTCTCGATTGAACTGGTCGGTCTAATTCTAAAAATACTATAGACATTTATGATAAtcctaaaattttaatttagccattggatgaaaaaaaatatgtacatcatttaatatttcatttttcATATAAATAGTGTTAATGAAATAACCgaatataatatttcatttaataCAACAATGCAATCACTTTCTTGCGaagaaaactattttttttaacgTTGAAATGTCACttgcatttttaaaaataaattatattttttatttaactagttaaacaattttttctttatatatgtattttttaagtTCTAAAacataacatatatatatatatatatatatatatatataacctatatactttattattttcatttattttggCAAAATATaactaatataaatttttaaatataattgagCGATCACTCAAGAAATAGAACTTATCGATTATTACCGATATATCTATCTATTTTGCAAAAAATTCAAACTCGTAATACAGTAAAACCTCTATACTGAAGAATGAAACCATAACAATCATGGTCGGCACTACATTATGTGCTGCTAATCCATTTAAGAGATTATTAATCTTAACAAAATTGCCCTGTTCTTCAGCAGACGATCTTATACATCGTTCAATGTTCCTGTTTGCTTCTTGTCTGAAATCTTCCGTATTAAATCAACCCAAGATTTTATAAGTTTATTGTTTCTGTTAAAAATAGAGAACCGGGCTGTGTTGGTTTTTGTCATGTATCTTTGTATTAACTCATCTTGACTTTGACTAGGATTAAGTAATATTGTTAAATCATGTACAATTAAGATATTATcccaatatttaaaaatttgctTTCCATAtctaaataaaatcatttataacATTATCATTacgatattcaataaatttataaaatataatgaaaACAAAGGTAGAAACATTATTGAATTATGATAATCAATGCCAAAAAACTTTTTtgttgcttctttgaaattttttgaCAAAGAAATACAATtactaaaaaaatttcaatcatCGTCAGtcgatattaaatattttacagGAATATTATTGTAATATGGACTAATTAAATCTTGAAAACTAACAAAATATGTTAAGTAAGTGATATAAATAATTTCATCTAGTTTCAACcaagatgatgatatttttaaaaattaataccGTTTGATTCGACTATTTTTTTTCCAACCACGTCCATGTCTTTTTTTACATAATAATTATGCTTTGAATTTTTCTATTAcaatataaatatgtttatcACAGACATATTTAACACataaattgataatataatATGTATATCTAAAATGAAGCAATTTATAATCTAAAATCGGTTCTAATTAATATTTTAGATATTTAATCGCAAGAGTATTGTCAATCACATTATCTAATGTGAtcaacattattttattttatatgct from the Primulina tabacum isolate GXHZ01 chromosome 8, ASM2559414v2, whole genome shotgun sequence genome contains:
- the LOC142552606 gene encoding DExH-box ATP-dependent RNA helicase DExH15 chloroplastic, whose amino-acid sequence is MTAFSLSQSSFTLQNYSSFPLSRPFPHFQFPKSFRAAENLQFRIRYKFPKSIFPSESSSQLSDEDNEAETDADDDEYDVAAEEYEVVSGEFGEYGEQDEYDDDGVTEDSVGRESRIEELKWQRVERLRSEVREYGEEIIDVEELSSIFSFRIDKFQRLAIQAFLRGSSVVVSAPTSSGKTLVAESAAVATVARGKRLFYTTPLKALSNQKFREFRETFGDKNVGLLTGDSAVNKDAQVLIMTTEILRNMLYQSVGLASSESALSNVDVIVLDEVHYLSDISRGTVWEEIVIYCPKDVQLICLSATVANPNELAGWIGQIHRKTELVTSSKRPVPLTWHFSTKTELLPLLNEKGTGMNRMLSLKNTQLDSSGDNSDKNESSRRRKSRRYNNDLSSSSKNDMNSIRRSQVPQVIDTLWHLNARDMLPAVWFIFSRKGCDVAVQYLEECMLLNECEMTEVELALKRFRLQYPDAMRESAVKGLLRGVAAHHAGCLPLWKSFIEELFQRGLVKVVFATETLAAGINMPARTAVISSLSKRTESGRTLLSSNEMLQMAGRAGRRGIDERGHAVLVQTSYEGAEECCKVLFSGLEPLVSQFTASYGMVLNLLAGAKVTRRSPEPGDGDVSQSARTLEEARKLVEQSFGNYVGSNVMLTAKEELSRIQNEIQMLTSEITDESIDKKSRKLLSPSAYKEITDLQEELREEKRLRTELRKRMELERIFSLKPLLEDLGIEHLPFMCLQHTDSDGLQHLIPAVYLGKVDSLNTSKVNNVVHEHDSFALNKDFCLDETKSDHQIEPSYHVALSSDNSWYLFTEKWIKAVYRSGFPNVALAKGDALAREIMTLLLDKEETQWQKVAESEFGGLWSMEGSLETWSWSLNVPVLSSLSEDDQVVVFSETYQNTVELYKDQRNRVSRLKKKIARTEGFRDYKKIIDIAKFTQEKIGRLKARSRRLISRIEQIEPSGWKEFLQISNIIHEIRALDVNTHVIFPLGETAAAIRGENELWLAMVLRNKILLDLKPAQLAAVCGSLVSEGIKVRPWKNNSYIYEASTVVMNVITLLDEQKSSLLQLQEKHGLKILCCLDSQFSGMVEAWASGLTWKEIMLDCAMDEGDLARLLRRTIDLLAQVPKLPDIDPLLQSNAVKAASVMDRPPISELVG